In one Phycisphaeraceae bacterium genomic region, the following are encoded:
- a CDS encoding 7-cyano-7-deazaguanine synthase produces the protein MIRPCEMSGRDSNSRNDRSGLDHSSHPRFVTLPINPLMLAKPVIILASGGLRSLVATAAAASAQERARMIFLHLKDGRANATVRLEHLRRQAEHFHIADVIELELPHLRCAEFASERDVKHAAPLVRPQVLLTALAQAVELDAGRILWPAQVDADYDTIARVTEQMILVQHLAQLDHAALPTIETPLLELSDTQVIELGSQLDVPWSMAWSCMLNGEKPCRLCEACRRRRAAFEATGVVDPADPTSRRPAA, from the coding sequence ATGATCCGACCGTGTGAAATGTCGGGGCGGGACAGCAACTCCCGGAATGATCGGAGTGGTCTCGACCACAGCTCTCATCCTCGCTTCGTCACTCTGCCGATAAATCCCCTGATGCTTGCCAAGCCGGTCATCATCCTCGCCAGCGGCGGGTTGCGCAGTCTGGTCGCAACCGCAGCAGCAGCTTCCGCGCAGGAGCGAGCGCGGATGATTTTTCTGCACCTCAAAGACGGCCGCGCCAACGCCACGGTGCGTCTCGAACACCTCCGCCGACAGGCTGAGCACTTCCATATCGCTGATGTGATTGAATTGGAGTTACCGCACCTTCGCTGTGCCGAGTTCGCCAGTGAACGCGATGTGAAACACGCCGCCCCGCTGGTCCGGCCCCAGGTTCTCCTGACCGCGCTGGCGCAGGCTGTCGAGCTTGATGCCGGAAGGATCCTCTGGCCGGCACAGGTGGACGCGGACTATGACACCATCGCCCGCGTCACCGAGCAGATGATTCTGGTGCAGCATCTGGCCCAGCTTGATCACGCCGCCCTGCCGACAATCGAAACCCCTCTGCTGGAACTTTCGGATACACAAGTCATCGAGCTTGGCAGCCAGCTTGATGTTCCGTGGTCGATGGCGTGGTCCTGTATGCTCAACGGCGAGAAACCGTGCCGCCTCTGTGAAGCCTGTCGTCGCCGGCGCGCCGCTTTCGAGGCAACGGGCGTCGTTGATCCCGCCGATCCCACCTCACGCCGTCCCGCCGCCTGA
- a CDS encoding type 1 glutamine amidotransferase, whose translation MSILVFQHQATEPAAVLGAVLRDHGHRLRVIELFAGQPIPPDLDDVHGIVSMGGSPNVDETAKYPWLEAEMTYIKTAHGRGVPIVGICLGAQIIASALGGKVAAMASPEVGWGNIKMAFPGTIDPIYVGLHWDSMQVHLHGQEVTALPPGATPLSGSKACKTQAFKVGSTTYGFQYHFEWTDADIRNAAHDELVKKAGVNPETIIQGIAQHYDGYRRLGNRLCETIALMLFPIDMRRD comes from the coding sequence ATGAGCATTCTGGTATTTCAACATCAAGCCACTGAGCCGGCCGCGGTTCTGGGTGCGGTTCTGCGCGATCATGGCCATCGGCTGCGCGTGATCGAGCTGTTCGCCGGCCAGCCGATTCCGCCGGACCTCGATGATGTGCATGGGATCGTGAGTATGGGCGGCTCGCCGAACGTGGACGAGACAGCCAAGTATCCCTGGCTGGAAGCGGAGATGACTTACATTAAGACGGCCCACGGGCGCGGCGTGCCGATTGTCGGCATCTGTCTCGGCGCGCAAATCATCGCCTCGGCACTGGGCGGCAAGGTTGCGGCGATGGCGTCGCCTGAAGTTGGCTGGGGCAACATCAAGATGGCGTTTCCAGGCACCATCGATCCGATCTATGTCGGCCTCCACTGGGACAGCATGCAGGTTCATCTGCACGGCCAGGAGGTCACCGCGCTGCCCCCCGGCGCGACCCCGCTGTCGGGATCGAAGGCCTGCAAAACACAGGCGTTCAAGGTCGGGTCCACGACGTATGGTTTTCAATACCACTTTGAGTGGACTGATGCGGACATTCGCAATGCGGCCCACGATGAACTGGTTAAGAAGGCAGGCGTCAACCCGGAGACCATCATTCAGGGAATCGCCCAGCACTACGACGGCTATCGCAGGCTGGGGAACCGCCTGTGCGAAACGATCGCACTGATGCTGTTTCCGATTGACATGCGCAGGGATTAG
- a CDS encoding aldo/keto reductase, producing MQFTNLGRTGLSVSRFCLGTMNFGPTTSEPDSFAIMDRALELGINFFDTADIYGWKIGEGWTEQIIGRWLAHAAGRREKIVLATKCYNKMGEWPNERGLSAYHIKRACEGSLKRMQTDHIDLYQMHHIERTTPWEEIWQAMEQLMREGKITYVGSSNFAGWDIANAQGHARQRHFLGLVSEQSIYHLDNRWIELEVIPACRHFGLGLIPWSPLGGGLLGGVLDKIEGGRRMSDGLKAQIEKKRSSLEKWEKLCKNLGEKPADVALAWLLNNPVVTAPIIGPRTVDQLNGSLRALEIKLAPETLKELDEIFPDRPQGEAPKAYAW from the coding sequence ATGCAATTTACCAATCTTGGCCGCACCGGACTTTCCGTCAGCCGCTTTTGTCTGGGCACGATGAACTTCGGGCCGACAACCAGTGAGCCTGACAGCTTCGCCATCATGGACCGTGCGCTGGAGCTGGGGATCAACTTTTTTGACACGGCGGACATCTATGGCTGGAAAATCGGCGAAGGCTGGACGGAGCAGATCATCGGTCGGTGGCTCGCCCATGCTGCGGGTCGCCGGGAAAAGATCGTGCTGGCCACCAAGTGCTACAACAAAATGGGCGAGTGGCCCAACGAGCGCGGGTTGTCGGCGTATCACATCAAGCGCGCCTGCGAGGGCAGCCTGAAGCGCATGCAGACCGACCACATCGACCTGTACCAGATGCACCACATCGAGCGTACAACGCCTTGGGAGGAAATCTGGCAGGCGATGGAACAACTCATGCGTGAGGGCAAGATCACCTATGTCGGCTCGTCCAACTTTGCCGGCTGGGACATCGCCAATGCACAGGGTCACGCACGCCAGCGTCACTTCCTCGGCCTTGTCAGCGAACAGAGCATCTATCACCTCGACAACCGCTGGATCGAGCTGGAAGTGATTCCCGCCTGCCGGCATTTCGGGTTGGGACTCATTCCATGGAGCCCGCTCGGCGGCGGATTGCTCGGCGGCGTACTCGACAAAATCGAGGGCGGTCGTCGCATGAGCGACGGACTCAAAGCTCAGATTGAAAAGAAGCGCAGCTCCCTTGAAAAATGGGAAAAACTTTGCAAAAACCTGGGCGAAAAACCTGCGGATGTCGCGCTGGCGTGGCTCTTGAACAACCCCGTGGTCACCGCGCCGATTATCGGGCCGCGCACGGTGGATCAGCTCAACGGCTCGTTGCGGGCGTTGGAAATCAAGCTCGCCCCGGAGACGCTCAAGGAGCTCGATGAGATTTTCCCCGATCGCCCGCAGGGAGAGGCCCCCAAAGCCTACGCCTGGTGA